From the Roseateles sp. XES5 genome, one window contains:
- the map gene encoding type I methionyl aminopeptidase produces MVTYIDATAAPLKNTGVIRLYDAEAFAGMRKACQLTARCLDELYPLVKPGVATDVIDRFVFEFGMDHGVLPATLNYRGYTKSSCTSINHVVCHGIPNDKPLREGDVVNIDVTFILDGWHGDSSRMYPVGEIKRAAERLLEVTHECLMRGIAAVKPGARLGDIGHAIQTFAENAGFSVVREFCGHGIGRLFHDAPNILHYGRANEGPEMKEGMIFTIEPMINLGRPHVKVLSDGWTAVTRDRSLSAQYEHTVGVTAEGCEIFTLSPGGLDRPGLPA; encoded by the coding sequence ATGGTGACCTATATCGACGCGACCGCCGCGCCGCTGAAGAACACGGGCGTGATACGCCTCTACGACGCCGAGGCGTTTGCCGGCATGCGCAAGGCCTGTCAGCTCACGGCGCGCTGCCTCGACGAGCTCTATCCGCTGGTCAAGCCGGGCGTCGCCACCGACGTCATCGACCGCTTCGTCTTCGAATTCGGCATGGACCACGGCGTCCTGCCCGCGACGCTCAACTACCGCGGCTACACGAAGTCGAGCTGTACCTCGATCAACCACGTCGTCTGCCACGGCATTCCCAACGACAAGCCGCTGCGCGAGGGCGATGTCGTCAATATCGACGTGACCTTCATCCTCGACGGCTGGCATGGCGATTCGAGCCGCATGTATCCGGTCGGCGAGATCAAGCGCGCCGCCGAACGCCTGCTCGAGGTGACCCACGAATGCCTGATGCGCGGCATCGCGGCCGTGAAGCCCGGCGCCCGCCTGGGCGATATCGGCCACGCCATCCAGACCTTTGCCGAGAACGCCGGTTTCTCCGTGGTGCGCGAGTTCTGCGGCCACGGCATCGGCCGCCTCTTCCACGACGCGCCGAACATCCTGCATTACGGCCGCGCCAATGAGGGCCCGGAAATGAAGGAAGGCATGATCTTCACCATCGAGCCGATGATCAATCTCGGCCGCCCGCATGTGAAGGTGCTGTCCGACGGCTGGACGGCCGTCACGCGCGACCGCTCGCTCTCCGCCCAGTACGAGCACACCGTCGGCGTCACGGCCGAAGGCTGCGAGATCTTCACGCTGTCGCCCGGCGGCCTCGACCGCCCCGGCCTTCCCGCCTAG
- the sfsA gene encoding DNA/RNA nuclease SfsA: protein MKFDPPLVSGTLVQRYKRFLFDAVLDDGAAITGSCPNTGSMRGLTAPGSRIWMSTSDSPTRKHRHRLELVEADDTVVGINTGLPNRLAEEAIHAGLVADLGTYPVLEREKKYGRNSRIDILLSGDDRPAAYVEVKNVHFRRTPGLAEFPDTVTARGAKHLEELGDMAEAGFRAVMLYLIQREDCERFRICADLDPFYAEGFRRARARGVEAYAVKCAVTSQQIRPVASIAMDEAWVAAL from the coding sequence ATGAAGTTCGATCCGCCGCTGGTCTCCGGCACCCTCGTGCAGCGCTACAAGCGCTTCCTGTTCGATGCCGTGCTGGACGACGGCGCGGCGATCACCGGCTCGTGCCCGAACACCGGCTCGATGCGCGGTCTCACCGCGCCGGGTTCGCGCATCTGGATGTCGACAAGCGACAGCCCGACGCGAAAGCACCGCCACCGGCTGGAGCTGGTGGAGGCGGACGACACTGTCGTCGGCATCAATACGGGCCTGCCGAACCGTCTCGCCGAGGAAGCGATCCACGCCGGCCTCGTCGCCGATCTCGGCACCTATCCGGTGCTGGAGCGGGAGAAGAAATACGGCCGCAATTCGCGCATCGACATCCTGCTGTCGGGCGACGACCGGCCGGCGGCCTATGTCGAGGTGAAGAACGTGCATTTCCGCCGCACGCCCGGCCTTGCCGAATTCCCCGACACGGTGACGGCGCGCGGCGCAAAGCACCTGGAAGAGCTCGGCGACATGGCGGAGGCCGGCTTTCGCGCCGTCATGCTCTACCTGATCCAGCGCGAGGACTGCGAGCGCTTCCGCATCTGCGCCGATCTCGATCCCTTCTATGCCGAGGGCTTCCGCCGGGCGCGCGCCCGCGGCGTGGAGGCCTATGCCGTCAAATGTGCTGTTACATCCCAGCAAATCCGGCCCGTGGCGTCGATCGCCATGGACGAAGCCTGGGTGGCTGCATTATGA